One genomic region from Falco rusticolus isolate bFalRus1 chromosome 19, bFalRus1.pri, whole genome shotgun sequence encodes:
- the MEX3A gene encoding RNA-binding protein MEX3A, with translation MPSLVVPGIMERNGGFGDLGCFGGSGKDRALLEDDRALQLALDQLCLLGLGEPSSSSSSSAVVLVEDSNNNNNNPPPPPPQQPPPPPPPPQQQPPPPPPPPPPPAPKGSSAPSAGAAEPKLCALYKEAELRLKSSSNTTECVPVPSSEHVAEIVGRQGCKIKALRAKTNTYIKTPVRGEEPVFMVTGRREDVAMARREIISAAEHFSMIRASRNKAGTTFGSAPTLPGQVTIRVRVPYRVVGLVVGPKGATIKRIQQQTNTYIITPSRDRDPVFEITGAPGNVERAREEIETHIAVRTGKILEYNNENDFLSSSPDSGMENRYSEAWRVHTPAPGCKPLSTFRQNSLGCIGDCSVDPVYETPRLNDQNDFNYGYLFPNYGVNKQDLYYGVPESGAPMWAGQENTNPVSVLFSKQQRSSSTGTIHPNSHRSPSSSIQEPNLSGLPRRSQGEPLQGFSKLGTTTAARTSVSSSRECMVCFESEVTAALVPCGHNLFCMECAVRICERTDPECPVCHAAATQAIRIFS, from the exons ATGCCTAGCCTGGTAGTACCAGGGATAATGGAAAGGAACGGGGGTTTCGGCGATTTAGGCTGTTTCGGTGGGAGCGGCAAAGACAGAGCGCTGCTGGAGGATGACCGGGCGCTGCAGCTCGCCCTGgaccagctctgcctgctggggctAGGCgagccttcctcctcctcctcctcctccgccgtggtgctggtggaggacagcaacaacaacaacaataacccgccgccgccgccgccgcagcagcccccgccgccgccgccgccgccgcagcagcaaccgccgccgccgccgccgccgccgcctccacCGGCCCCGAAGGGCTCGTCGGCGCCCAGCGCCGGGGCGGCGGAGCCCAAGTTGTGCGCCTTGTACAAGGAGGCCGAGCTGCGGCTCAAGAGCAGCTCCAACACCACCGAGTGCGTCCCGGTGCCCAGCTCCGAGCACGTGGCCGAGATCGTGGGCCGGCAAG GCTGCAAGATCAAAGCCCTGCGGGCAAAGACCAACACCTACATCAAGACTCCGGTGCGGGGCGAGGAGCCGGTCTTCATGGTGACGGGACGGCGGGAGGACGTGGCCATGGCCCGGCGGGAGatcatctctgctgctgagcacttCTCCATGATCCGGGCCTCCCGCAACAAGGCCGGCACCACTTTTGGCAGCGCTCCGACCTTGCCGGGGCAAGTCACCATCCGGGTGCGTGTGCCCTACCGCGTGGTGGGCTTGGTGGTGGGCCCCAAAGGAGCCACCATCAAACGGATCCAGCAGCAGACCAACACCTACATCATCACGCCCAGCCGGGACCGGGACCCCGTCTTTGAAATCACCGGCGCACCGGGTAACGTGGAGCGCGCCCGGGAGGAGATTGAGACCCACATTGCAGTGAGGACGGGCAAGATCCTGGAGTACAACAACGAGAACGATTTTCTCTCCAGCAGCCCTGATTCCGGCATGGAGAACCGCTACTCGGAGGCCTGGCGGGTTCATACGCCGGCGCCGGGCTGCAAGCCCCTCTCCACCTTTCGGCAGAACAGCCTGGGGTGCATCGGCGACTGCTCCGTTGACCCCGTCTACGAGACTCCCCGGCTGAACGACCAAAACGACTTCAATTACGGTTACCTCTTCCCCAACTATGGCGTGAACAAGCAAGATCTGTATTACGGGGTGCCGGAGTCGGGTGCCCCGATGTGGGCTGGGCAGGAGAACACCAACCCCGTCTCGGTGCTCTTCTCAAAGCAGCAGCGGTCCAGCAGTACCGGCACCATCCACCCAAATTCACATCGCTCCCCGTCCTCCTCCATCCAAGAGCCCAATCTCTCCGGTCTCCCCAGGCGGTCGCAGGGGGAACCGCTCCAAGGGTTTTCCAAGCTGGGGACGACGACCGCTGCCCGGACGTCTGTCTCCAGCAGCCGCGAGTGCATGGTGTGTTTCGAAAGCGAAGTTACGGCGGCGCTGGTGCCGTGCGGCCACAACCTCTTCTGCATGGAGTGTGCCGTGAGGATCTGTGAGAGGACTGATCCAGAGTGCCCGGTTTGCCACGCTGCAGCCACTCAGGCCATTAGAATATTTTCCTAA